A genomic window from Leptolyngbya sp. BL0902 includes:
- a CDS encoding IMS domain-containing protein: protein MHVPLDYYRILGLPIQATADQLQQAHRDRGVQLPRREFSEVAIAARKQLIDDAYQVLSDPDYRRDYDSRFLADAYAAEPTPDSSRPAGLAVRPDLGEAALRSLATEPGAGEVPSNAIAIESELFAGALLILLELGEYEQVIHLGRPYLSSGTGSLADGQFGDPALVQGDVVLTLALACLELGREQWHQRQYETAAESLETGHELLAKENRFPALRAEIQSELYKLRPYRILELLARPLDQTKERRQGLKLLKSMLEDRGGIEGSEDDLSGLAIDDFLRFIQQLRDYLTASEQQELFEHEARRPSPVATYLTVYALLARGFARHQPALVRRAKQLLMGLAHQQDVHLEQAVCAMLLGQTEEANRALEFSQEYEPLAYIREHSRNSPDLLPGLCLYTERWIQDELFPHFRDFKDQDATLKDYFANPQVQSYLEAMVPGPEAAWEGVDPGAQGYSVPTVEGSLPIHAPSLASPASYQRPAMATPPATNGYSPDPPAPRANHNGYGGADLGYGAAEIAVSRNGRAHPAAKAPDPAPPDAPALDAAQAAPAPRPAQRSKAAQPKPGRPKPERLKAKPPALDPRPAERTSSDQEPSVAERVAQLSPEGQLKAATKAKVTPPSPRPSRSRSPKPSLPAAMASDPSATVTQLEPGSRRKKSTSPRWGRLALVGMVGLLGLGTLGFATARTVSWLTGAVSGPRLEGRPLDLSLAEPAVEIPSLPSPDEQIGAASMAQQVIETWLSAKSAAMGEDYQADQLATVLTGSLLSQWQRRAAAAPQENWYWRYEHEVAVQSVTPDDPTADRLQVIALVRENARLFEFGVENDQASYDERLTMEYTLVRQDGQWFIESMRQAPGRN from the coding sequence GTGCACGTTCCATTAGACTACTACCGAATTCTAGGACTGCCGATTCAGGCCACGGCGGATCAGCTTCAGCAGGCCCATCGGGATCGGGGTGTACAGCTTCCTCGGCGCGAATTTTCGGAGGTGGCTATCGCCGCCCGCAAGCAATTGATTGACGACGCCTACCAAGTCCTGTCCGACCCCGACTACCGCCGCGACTACGACAGCCGCTTTTTGGCCGATGCCTACGCCGCCGAACCCACCCCAGACTCCAGCCGCCCAGCGGGGCTAGCGGTCAGGCCAGATTTGGGCGAAGCAGCCCTGCGATCCCTGGCCACAGAGCCGGGAGCTGGGGAGGTGCCCAGCAATGCCATCGCCATCGAATCCGAACTGTTTGCGGGGGCGCTGCTAATTTTGCTGGAACTGGGGGAATACGAGCAGGTGATCCACCTGGGTCGGCCCTACCTCAGCAGCGGCACGGGCAGTTTGGCCGATGGGCAGTTTGGCGATCCGGCCCTGGTGCAAGGGGATGTGGTGCTGACCTTGGCCCTCGCCTGTTTGGAACTAGGCCGCGAGCAATGGCACCAGCGCCAGTACGAAACAGCGGCAGAATCCCTCGAAACGGGCCACGAACTGTTAGCGAAGGAAAATCGCTTCCCGGCCCTGCGCGCCGAAATTCAGTCGGAACTGTACAAACTGCGGCCCTACCGAATTTTGGAACTGCTGGCGCGGCCTCTGGATCAGACTAAGGAACGGCGACAGGGGCTAAAGCTGCTGAAGTCGATGCTGGAGGATCGGGGCGGCATTGAGGGCAGCGAGGATGACCTTTCTGGGCTAGCCATTGACGACTTTTTGCGCTTCATCCAGCAACTGCGGGACTACCTCACGGCCTCCGAGCAGCAGGAATTGTTTGAGCATGAAGCCCGTCGGCCTTCTCCGGTGGCCACCTACCTAACGGTGTATGCCCTGTTGGCCCGGGGCTTTGCCCGTCACCAGCCTGCCCTGGTGCGCCGCGCCAAGCAGTTGCTCATGGGCCTCGCCCATCAGCAGGATGTGCACCTCGAACAGGCCGTCTGCGCCATGCTGCTGGGCCAAACTGAGGAGGCCAACCGCGCCCTAGAATTCAGCCAAGAATACGAGCCCTTGGCCTACATCCGCGAACATTCTCGCAATTCCCCCGATTTGCTCCCCGGTCTCTGCCTCTACACCGAGCGCTGGATTCAGGATGAGTTGTTTCCCCACTTCCGAGACTTCAAAGACCAAGACGCTACCCTCAAGGACTACTTTGCCAATCCCCAGGTGCAGAGCTACCTTGAGGCGATGGTGCCGGGGCCAGAGGCCGCCTGGGAGGGAGTTGATCCCGGTGCCCAGGGCTACAGTGTGCCCACGGTAGAAGGGTCGCTGCCCATCCATGCGCCCTCCTTGGCGAGCCCTGCCAGCTACCAGCGTCCGGCCATGGCGACGCCCCCCGCCACCAACGGCTACAGCCCTGATCCGCCTGCCCCAAGGGCCAACCACAACGGCTATGGTGGGGCTGACCTGGGCTATGGTGCGGCGGAGATAGCGGTGTCTCGCAATGGACGGGCTCACCCAGCGGCGAAGGCCCCTGATCCTGCCCCGCCCGACGCCCCTGCCCTCGATGCAGCCCAGGCCGCACCCGCCCCTCGTCCAGCTCAGCGGTCTAAGGCAGCGCAACCCAAGCCAGGGCGGCCCAAGCCAGAGCGGTTGAAAGCCAAGCCGCCTGCCCTAGATCCCCGCCCTGCCGAGAGAACCAGTTCAGATCAAGAGCCCTCTGTGGCCGAACGGGTGGCCCAGCTTTCCCCAGAGGGTCAGTTGAAGGCGGCCACCAAGGCCAAGGTGACACCACCCTCCCCCCGCCCGTCTCGATCTCGGTCGCCTAAGCCCAGCTTGCCTGCCGCCATGGCCAGTGATCCCTCGGCTACGGTGACTCAGCTTGAGCCTGGATCGCGCCGAAAAAAGTCAACCTCCCCCCGCTGGGGCCGACTGGCGTTGGTAGGCATGGTGGGATTGTTGGGGCTGGGTACCCTGGGCTTTGCTACGGCCCGCACGGTGAGCTGGCTGACGGGGGCCGTATCGGGGCCAAGGCTGGAGGGACGTCCCCTAGACCTGAGCTTGGCCGAGCCCGCTGTTGAGATTCCCAGCCTGCCCAGCCCCGACGAGCAAATTGGAGCAGCCAGCATGGCCCAGCAGGTGATTGAAACCTGGCTAAGCGCCAAAAGTGCTGCCATGGGAGAGGATTACCAGGCCGACCAGCTAGCGACGGTTTTGACCGGTTCCCTGTTGAGCCAATGGCAACGCCGTGCCGCTGCTGCCCCCCAAGAGAATTGGTACTGGCGGTATGAGCATGAGGTAGCGGTGCAGTCTGTTACCCCCGATGACCCGACGGCGGATCGGCTCCAGGTGATTGCCCTGGTGCGGGAAAACGCCCGCCTGTTTGAATTTGGCGTTGAAAACGACCAAGCCTCCTACGATGAGCGGCTTACCATGGAGTACACCCTAGTGCGCCAGGACGGCCAATGGTTCATCGAAAGTATGCGCCAAGCGCCAGGCCGCAACTAG
- a CDS encoding DUF3038 domain-containing protein has protein sequence MSVDSPPRSSVPLILESLPTPELPSQECPRRARTQIDLLLLAIEALDLGGSEAMLGVAQELGLDPVVKGRVNLWLLRSTNPMRRYSQRRPMTLEEAKAMVAIIGNLARRLTVLMRQLLTGYQQLRERGLSLDHHLRLADYLQRFRTHFRSRMNPRRAGVIAYSSDERLDELAMQLLEQLLLCSGILGTQRLWSSLFDGEVV, from the coding sequence ATGTCAGTAGATAGCCCGCCCCGGTCTTCCGTACCGTTAATTTTGGAGTCGCTGCCAACCCCAGAGTTGCCCAGCCAAGAATGCCCCCGCCGTGCCCGCACCCAGATTGATCTGCTGCTGTTGGCCATCGAGGCGCTGGACTTGGGCGGCAGCGAGGCCATGCTGGGAGTTGCCCAGGAATTGGGCCTTGACCCCGTGGTGAAGGGGCGGGTGAACCTGTGGCTCCTCCGCAGCACCAATCCCATGCGTCGCTACAGCCAGCGGCGACCCATGACCCTGGAGGAAGCCAAAGCCATGGTCGCCATCATCGGCAACCTAGCCCGACGGCTGACGGTGCTGATGCGGCAGTTGCTGACGGGCTATCAGCAGCTTCGGGAACGGGGGCTATCCCTCGACCATCACCTGCGTCTGGCGGATTATCTTCAGCGGTTTCGCACCCACTTTCGGTCTCGCATGAATCCCCGTCGCGCCGGAGTGATTGCCTACAGCAGCGATGAACGGCTGGACGAATTAGCCATGCAATTATTAGAACAACTGCTGCTTTGTTCCGGCATTTTAGGCACCCAGCGGCTGTGGAGTAGTTTGTTTGATGGAGAGGTGGTATGA
- a CDS encoding DUF4335 domain-containing protein, with product MTVTRQYTLPYCNLVLEGMESIAFDPYSPMTVLMNAECQFPGVTDTTLTGGREFLESLVAAVSAYGQHLLSGIPRPVSANASLVDLKPGEGNLHHLVVRQQPGTEPAVDTEALAPLDIPLTTVQFYDLMEAVDQLLADGLTLPDLKAQFQAVPRRLVKPAEPMAQRSAPAVVGAAALVAAGLALFFMPPPEFDPSRLERREATETLAPTDTQEALESWEDAPTITDAVVLTTLRRDLQQRLQEGWTAAEASTEDLVYRVVVSETGEILGYKYENDAALEAVDSTPLAQVAVPTPGPTAPQQAVAQFLARFTPAGDVEVEVWDPTLATEDEPQATENGTLAELPPVEDAADETANQSNDDDSPTSEAAEDAVPEVDSASDSTSAAARGNPPPASSGRAPQALATLDNRITDGNRIRTLNGDLRAQLSSADLPDTRADLIYQVRLDSRGNVVGYNAINTDALLLAQETPLPELVTARPASADQADFRVVFTARGVIEVSPWDGWPR from the coding sequence ATGACCGTTACCCGTCAGTACACCCTGCCCTACTGCAACCTCGTGTTAGAGGGCATGGAGTCCATCGCCTTCGATCCCTATTCCCCCATGACGGTGTTAATGAATGCGGAATGCCAGTTCCCCGGCGTTACCGATACCACCCTCACGGGCGGACGGGAGTTTTTAGAGAGCTTGGTTGCCGCCGTCAGTGCCTATGGTCAACACTTGCTCAGCGGTATTCCCCGCCCGGTTAGCGCCAACGCTTCCCTAGTGGATCTCAAGCCGGGGGAGGGCAATCTCCATCATCTGGTCGTGCGTCAGCAGCCGGGAACAGAGCCCGCCGTAGACACCGAAGCCCTGGCCCCGTTGGATATCCCCCTCACCACCGTCCAGTTCTACGACCTGATGGAGGCGGTGGATCAACTGCTGGCCGATGGGCTGACCTTGCCCGACCTGAAGGCCCAGTTCCAGGCCGTTCCGCGCCGTTTGGTGAAGCCCGCCGAACCCATGGCTCAACGGTCGGCCCCTGCCGTGGTGGGAGCCGCCGCCCTGGTCGCTGCGGGATTGGCCCTCTTCTTTATGCCGCCGCCCGAGTTTGACCCCAGCCGCCTCGAACGCCGCGAGGCCACCGAAACCCTGGCCCCCACCGACACTCAAGAGGCCCTGGAGTCCTGGGAAGATGCCCCTACGATCACCGATGCCGTGGTGCTGACCACCCTGCGACGAGATTTGCAGCAGCGCCTCCAGGAGGGCTGGACAGCGGCAGAAGCCTCCACCGAAGACCTCGTCTACCGAGTCGTGGTGTCTGAAACGGGGGAGATCCTCGGCTACAAGTACGAGAATGACGCCGCCCTAGAGGCCGTGGATAGTACACCCTTAGCCCAGGTTGCCGTTCCCACCCCCGGCCCCACCGCGCCCCAGCAGGCGGTAGCTCAGTTCTTGGCCCGCTTTACCCCAGCGGGGGACGTCGAGGTGGAGGTCTGGGATCCGACCTTAGCGACTGAGGACGAGCCGCAGGCCACCGAGAATGGAACTCTGGCGGAGTTGCCCCCGGTGGAAGATGCGGCCGATGAGACAGCCAATCAATCCAATGACGACGACTCCCCAACATCCGAAGCGGCAGAGGATGCCGTCCCCGAGGTAGACAGTGCATCGGATAGCACCAGCGCCGCCGCCAGGGGAAACCCGCCTCCAGCGAGCTCCGGTCGCGCCCCCCAGGCCCTAGCCACCCTAGATAACCGAATCACCGATGGGAATCGCATTCGCACCCTGAATGGGGATCTGCGGGCCCAGCTTAGCAGTGCCGATCTGCCCGATACCCGCGCCGATTTGATCTACCAGGTGCGCCTAGATAGTCGGGGTAATGTTGTGGGTTACAACGCCATCAATACCGATGCCCTGCTGTTGGCCCAGGAGACCCCCCTACCCGAACTGGTGACGGCTCGTCCAGCCAGTGCGGATCAGGCAGACTTCCGAGTGGTCTTTACCGCCCGTGGTGTGATTGAGGTCAGCCCCTGGGATGGGTGGCCGCGCTAG
- a CDS encoding OmpA family protein, producing MTHPSDASPPSHEAAPPSPSASAAKGSPTPVPSPPPPSSPGWFQRLWVVVVRLLILGMSISVGWLAGLLVAQVWPARNPNPPMQERVMRQGSQTLRKVRQLPEWWQGSTVALPAAEGGATAVPQADPGPEPALPPLGQAVLDLQQDLASLEARLTELEQQTGQPGSGDLADRLQQLAQQVTASPDTRPDGATQDATPNPDATPNPEEEAEPGPDLESTEDPAAAETPTSNDGLGRHAAAPPPEPMFPLVSQRIGLPSALLFQPNSSLLTPTGQQLLDAIVPDLRRFGTATFLVGSHTDGDLSAAEARTLTFQQALAVQTYLAAQLEDTNRRWLTVGYGKTRPVAVGDAPGTVARNQRLEIGIVRP from the coding sequence ATGACCCATCCCTCCGATGCTTCGCCACCCTCCCATGAGGCTGCCCCACCCTCCCCCAGTGCGTCAGCCGCTAAGGGGAGTCCGACGCCCGTGCCATCGCCGCCGCCACCCTCATCCCCTGGCTGGTTTCAGCGACTGTGGGTAGTGGTAGTGCGGCTGCTAATTTTGGGGATGAGCATCAGCGTTGGCTGGCTGGCGGGCCTGCTGGTGGCGCAAGTGTGGCCTGCCCGCAACCCCAATCCGCCAATGCAGGAGCGGGTGATGCGCCAGGGTAGCCAAACCCTTCGCAAGGTGCGCCAGCTTCCCGAATGGTGGCAGGGCTCAACGGTGGCTCTACCCGCCGCTGAGGGGGGGGCTACCGCTGTCCCCCAGGCCGATCCAGGGCCAGAACCTGCACTGCCGCCCCTTGGTCAAGCCGTCCTTGATCTTCAGCAGGATCTAGCCAGTTTAGAAGCTCGACTAACAGAGCTAGAGCAGCAGACTGGCCAGCCCGGTAGTGGCGATCTGGCAGATCGGCTTCAGCAGCTAGCCCAGCAGGTTACGGCCAGCCCCGATACCCGGCCTGATGGGGCCACCCAGGACGCTACCCCTAACCCAGACGCTACTCCTAACCCAGAGGAGGAAGCAGAACCCGGCCCTGACCTAGAATCTACCGAAGACCCAGCGGCCGCAGAAACCCCGACCTCCAACGATGGCCTGGGCCGTCACGCCGCTGCTCCCCCCCCAGAACCCATGTTTCCCCTGGTCAGCCAGCGGATTGGGCTACCCAGTGCGCTGCTGTTTCAGCCCAATAGTAGCCTGCTCACCCCGACTGGACAGCAGTTGTTGGACGCCATCGTGCCCGACCTCCGCCGCTTTGGAACGGCGACCTTCTTGGTGGGTAGCCACACCGATGGCGACCTAAGCGCCGCCGAGGCCCGTACCCTTACCTTTCAGCAAGCTCTTGCCGTGCAGACCTACCTCGCCGCCCAACTGGAGGACACCAATCGCCGCTGGTTGACCGTAGGCTACGGCAAAACCCGACCCGTGGCCGTTGGTGATGCCCCCGGCACCGTCGCCCGCAATCAGCGCCTTGAGATCGGTATTGTCCGCCCTTGA
- the fmt gene encoding methionyl-tRNA formyltransferase — protein MRIVFLGTPHFAVPSLKRLLADPAFDVVAVVTQPDKRRGRGSQVDASPVKQVAAAAGCPIWQPRRIKKDEACLTALEALQADAFVVVAYGQILSQRILAMPRLGCINGHGSLLPAYRGAAPIQWCIVQGATETGMTTMQMDIGMDTGAMLLKSQLPIGLLDNFYDVAAALADQCADLLVETLHGLDAHRLTPEPQDNAQATYAPLIQKEDYRLDWSQSALDLHNRVRGFYPHAETTLRNQPLKVLATAPLGDPHWPQLPADLAQMRPTVEALTSNLTSAQPGQMVALLKGHGPLIYTGDGLLLLREVKPSGKKAQRGQDFINGSRLTLGEQVV, from the coding sequence ATGCGAATTGTCTTTTTGGGGACGCCCCACTTTGCCGTACCCAGCCTGAAACGGCTATTAGCGGATCCTGCCTTTGACGTGGTAGCCGTTGTCACCCAGCCCGATAAGCGCCGGGGCCGAGGTAGCCAGGTAGATGCGTCCCCTGTGAAGCAGGTGGCGGCGGCGGCGGGGTGCCCGATTTGGCAGCCGCGTCGGATTAAAAAAGATGAGGCTTGTCTCACGGCCCTCGAAGCCCTACAGGCCGATGCCTTTGTGGTAGTGGCCTATGGTCAAATTCTCTCCCAGCGGATTTTGGCGATGCCGCGCCTGGGCTGCATCAATGGCCACGGGTCGCTGTTGCCCGCCTACCGAGGCGCAGCCCCAATTCAGTGGTGCATCGTTCAGGGCGCTACCGAAACGGGCATGACCACCATGCAGATGGACATTGGTATGGATACTGGGGCGATGCTGCTGAAGTCTCAGTTGCCCATTGGCCTGCTCGATAACTTCTATGACGTCGCCGCTGCCCTGGCCGACCAATGTGCCGACCTGCTGGTGGAGACCCTCCACGGCCTTGACGCCCACCGCCTTACCCCCGAACCCCAGGACAACGCCCAGGCCACCTACGCACCGCTGATTCAAAAGGAAGACTATCGGCTGGACTGGAGCCAGTCGGCCCTAGATCTCCATAACCGAGTGCGTGGCTTCTATCCCCATGCCGAAACAACCCTGCGGAATCAGCCCCTTAAAGTGCTGGCCACCGCTCCCCTCGGCGATCCCCACTGGCCCCAGCTACCCGCCGACCTAGCCCAGATGCGGCCCACGGTTGAGGCGCTGACGTCTAACCTTACCTCGGCCCAGCCCGGTCAAATGGTTGCGCTGCTGAAGGGCCATGGGCCGCTGATCTACACCGGGGATGGACTGCTGCTGCTGCGGGAGGTAAAACCCAGCGGCAAAAAAGCCCAGCGAGGCCAGGATTTTATCAACGGCAGTCGCCTAACCTTGGGAGAACAAGTTGTCTAG
- a CDS encoding queuosine precursor transporter, translating to MKTESPSLTAPSDPVPESIRNRRDMVFLVLSGLFLGTLGMLNILGISRFVNVLEWGDVAVTVAVGVLPYPLTFLCTDLISELYGKDRANQVVWVGLLLNVWVLFIVWLGGVLPGFEPTDPTTGAILRDSAGRLPVFFEIRNLTFGAVTASMAAYLTAQFVDVYLFHFWKELTNGKHLWLRNNGSTLLSQLVDTVAVVLITHFLAGALPIDDGQALWPQLLRFIGYGYVFKLVAALLDTGPFYLCVFWLTHYLQMESPIARPKRPRLGQRS from the coding sequence ATGAAAACGGAATCCCCAAGCTTGACGGCCCCCTCCGACCCCGTGCCAGAGTCTATCCGCAACCGCCGGGATATGGTGTTCCTCGTGCTGTCGGGTTTGTTTTTGGGCACCTTGGGAATGCTCAATATTTTAGGAATCAGTCGGTTTGTCAATGTGTTGGAGTGGGGCGACGTGGCTGTCACCGTAGCCGTAGGCGTCTTGCCCTACCCCCTCACCTTCCTCTGTACCGACCTCATTTCCGAACTCTACGGCAAAGATCGGGCCAACCAAGTCGTGTGGGTGGGGCTGCTGTTGAATGTCTGGGTGCTGTTCATCGTCTGGCTGGGGGGTGTCCTCCCCGGATTTGAGCCCACCGATCCCACCACCGGAGCAATCCTGCGCGACTCCGCCGGACGCCTGCCCGTGTTCTTTGAAATTCGCAACCTCACCTTTGGGGCCGTCACCGCCTCCATGGCCGCCTACCTCACCGCTCAGTTTGTGGACGTGTACCTGTTCCACTTTTGGAAGGAACTAACCAACGGCAAACACCTGTGGCTGCGCAACAACGGTTCCACCCTCCTCAGCCAGCTCGTAGACACCGTGGCGGTGGTACTGATTACCCACTTTCTCGCCGGAGCCCTGCCCATCGACGACGGCCAAGCCCTTTGGCCCCAACTCCTTCGCTTCATTGGCTATGGCTACGTCTTCAAGCTGGTGGCCGCGCTGCTCGATACGGGGCCCTTCTACCTCTGTGTCTTTTGGCTCACCCATTACCTTCAAATGGAATCCCCGATTGCTCGCCCCAAACGCCCTCGCCTAGGGCAACGCAGCTAG
- a CDS encoding Npun_R1517 family heterocyst differentiation transcriptional regulator, which yields MATSASHSPLPSQVGVYECEVTLKFRLIEESQVIDQQDHLLELLIDAFSYGSDEFVEALESQVKVQVIDEVNASPLMRRQLIRLRNLPSA from the coding sequence ATGGCCACATCTGCATCCCACTCTCCCCTTCCCTCCCAAGTTGGCGTTTATGAATGCGAGGTCACGCTGAAATTTAGGCTCATCGAGGAAAGCCAGGTGATAGATCAGCAGGATCACCTCCTTGAACTCCTCATTGACGCCTTCTCCTACGGCAGCGATGAGTTTGTCGAGGCCCTAGAATCCCAGGTTAAGGTTCAGGTTATCGATGAGGTCAATGCCTCTCCCCTCATGCGTCGTCAGCTCATCCGACTGCGTAACCTGCCCTCTGCCTAG
- a CDS encoding O-antigen ligase family protein, with protein sequence MTQPEPLPQPSPQAASQKGSPASRPGSPRDTGDGTLLGLLTLALYVLFTLLPGSSTMMVAWPWVFLWQVAILLPILWLLWQGWHRPLASLALGSGLDGVVVLAVVGLGISTLAAEFHGQALWYGWAALGGIAALYALRGWLTTTHRVQAALEVQGYVALAFVVVSLTLWVLQIYRPELARLQALQQYGVETAFSFQFTSLRNWQPIGHQNYVAGYLVLVLPLFVGLGWMAKDWRRWLWLGAIGLGLANLYTTSSRGGWLALAAAGLVGLGVALIYSPLPRRWVLAGGAAAMALVLALIFSNSRLRQALAGLTSGNLAGGELSYRAVTNAVGWHMGQSAPFTGLGPGSVPLVYQAYRPHWAGRDAELQFQLHSTPAQLWGELGIWGVMVPVALAGVILVLGMRWIRNGAHQTPSGLPPLMVWCIVAAGVGFALLSLTDYQLDILPISGVLILYLATLSHALGSPPLPTSPQPPSKTSQLLVALGLGTTLAMALWLTPVHRAWGLSSDGFAALAKQDINRFVQRLERAHQLAPWEMYYPYQLGWNLGDLSYQVTDNPDLQTALRQDAIRWFEVGNATVPYQEFGHSNLGWLLVENQQPEAAQAAFQRSIALLPAKPGVFFGLGFSCLRQGDTDCATTAFALELLRHPVVLTSPMWQFGPLAPLYAPVTERLATLYQDLLNQSTDPGLTAFLHQGRGTLRWWLGDVAAAAEDWTGGPLQEALLTLSQGGRVNPDQLPESPAKYAIAAWQTPDQRQTLLERAWVTQPEDLPQLADSLPDPEIIANLVASMDNATNFKDWLQRTAPVWQPRSGRLGFGVLSRHIDGPTPSDFYPRVENVPMVKFFPEVIFSPVFLPSLDQALQPYQQEVSG encoded by the coding sequence GTGACCCAGCCCGAACCTCTGCCTCAACCATCGCCCCAGGCGGCCTCCCAGAAAGGATCCCCGGCATCTCGCCCAGGTTCGCCCAGAGATACCGGGGACGGTACCCTCTTGGGCCTGCTCACCCTAGCGCTCTATGTCCTCTTCACCCTGCTCCCTGGCAGCAGCACGATGATGGTGGCTTGGCCCTGGGTGTTTCTGTGGCAGGTGGCGATCCTGCTGCCCATCCTTTGGCTGTTGTGGCAGGGGTGGCATCGGCCCCTAGCCTCCTTGGCCCTGGGATCGGGGCTAGATGGCGTCGTTGTCCTAGCAGTGGTGGGGCTCGGTATTTCCACCCTAGCCGCAGAGTTCCATGGCCAAGCCCTGTGGTACGGCTGGGCAGCCCTGGGGGGCATCGCGGCCCTCTACGCCCTGCGGGGATGGTTGACAACCACCCATCGGGTTCAGGCGGCGCTAGAAGTTCAAGGTTATGTGGCCCTGGCCTTTGTGGTCGTGAGTTTGACGCTGTGGGTTTTGCAGATCTATCGGCCCGAACTGGCCCGGTTGCAGGCGCTTCAGCAGTACGGAGTTGAAACCGCCTTTAGTTTTCAGTTCACCAGTCTGCGGAATTGGCAACCCATCGGCCACCAAAACTATGTGGCAGGCTATCTGGTACTGGTGCTGCCCCTGTTTGTGGGGCTGGGGTGGATGGCGAAGGACTGGCGGCGCTGGCTGTGGCTGGGGGCCATTGGCCTAGGCTTGGCCAACCTCTATACCACCAGTTCTCGGGGCGGCTGGCTGGCCTTGGCGGCGGCGGGGTTGGTGGGCCTGGGGGTGGCGCTGATCTACAGCCCCCTGCCTCGGCGCTGGGTGCTGGCTGGGGGCGCGGCGGCCATGGCCCTAGTGTTGGCCTTAATCTTCAGCAATAGCCGTTTGCGTCAGGCCCTAGCTGGCCTCACCAGCGGCAATCTAGCCGGGGGAGAGCTATCCTACCGGGCCGTTACCAATGCCGTGGGCTGGCACATGGGCCAAAGCGCTCCGTTTACGGGGCTAGGGCCGGGTAGTGTGCCCCTGGTTTACCAAGCCTACCGCCCCCACTGGGCCGGACGCGACGCCGAACTGCAATTTCAACTGCACAGCACCCCGGCTCAGCTCTGGGGAGAACTGGGGATTTGGGGCGTCATGGTTCCGGTTGCCCTAGCAGGGGTGATCCTTGTCCTGGGGATGCGCTGGATTCGCAACGGTGCCCACCAAACGCCCTCTGGCCTGCCCCCGCTCATGGTGTGGTGCATCGTTGCTGCCGGGGTCGGCTTTGCCCTCCTTAGCCTCACCGACTACCAGCTCGACATTCTGCCCATCAGCGGCGTACTGATCCTCTACCTTGCCACGCTCTCCCACGCCCTTGGGTCTCCCCCCCTGCCCACCAGCCCCCAGCCACCGTCCAAAACCTCTCAACTTCTCGTCGCGCTGGGGCTGGGCACAACCCTGGCCATGGCCCTTTGGCTCACCCCCGTCCATCGCGCCTGGGGCCTCTCCAGTGATGGCTTTGCCGCCCTGGCCAAGCAGGACATTAACCGCTTTGTGCAGCGGCTAGAACGTGCCCATCAGTTGGCTCCCTGGGAAATGTACTACCCCTACCAACTGGGCTGGAACCTCGGCGATCTAAGCTACCAAGTGACCGATAACCCCGACCTGCAAACGGCCCTGCGGCAGGATGCCATCCGCTGGTTTGAGGTGGGTAACGCCACGGTGCCCTATCAAGAATTCGGCCACTCTAACCTGGGCTGGCTGTTGGTCGAGAACCAGCAGCCTGAAGCCGCCCAGGCCGCCTTTCAGCGATCCATTGCCCTCCTGCCCGCCAAGCCGGGGGTCTTTTTTGGCCTGGGCTTTAGCTGTCTGCGGCAGGGCGATACAGACTGTGCCACCACCGCCTTTGCCCTAGAACTCCTCCGCCATCCGGTCGTGCTCACTAGCCCCATGTGGCAGTTCGGCCCCCTAGCGCCCCTCTACGCCCCCGTCACCGAACGCCTAGCTACGCTCTACCAAGACCTCCTCAACCAAAGTACCGATCCTGGCCTCACTGCCTTCCTGCACCAGGGGCGCGGCACCCTGCGCTGGTGGCTCGGTGACGTTGCGGCCGCCGCCGAGGATTGGACAGGCGGCCCCCTTCAAGAAGCGCTCCTCACCCTGAGCCAGGGGGGTAGGGTGAATCCAGACCAGCTACCCGAAAGCCCAGCCAAGTACGCCATCGCGGCCTGGCAAACCCCCGATCAACGCCAAACCCTGCTAGAGAGAGCCTGGGTGACGCAACCCGAAGACCTCCCTCAACTGGCGGACAGTCTGCCCGACCCTGAGATAATTGCCAACTTGGTGGCCAGCATGGACAACGCCACCAACTTCAAAGATTGGCTGCAACGCACCGCCCCCGTCTGGCAACCCCGCAGCGGGCGACTGGGGTTTGGGGTGCTGAGTCGTCACATTGATGGGCCAACGCCATCGGATTTTTATCCTCGCGTAGAAAATGTGCCGATGGTAAAATTTTTCCCTGAGGTGATTTTCTCCCCGGTCTTTTTGCCCAGCTTGGATCAGGCATTACAGCCCTACCAGCAGGAGGTTTCAGGTTAA